The Anolis carolinensis isolate JA03-04 chromosome 1, rAnoCar3.1.pri, whole genome shotgun sequence genome window below encodes:
- the LOC134297279 gene encoding uncharacterized protein LOC134297279, giving the protein MFDLKTKMVDYTMTTCAGKKKLQGRIASGFVVSSCDQKRQFKLPDLIECSSIPRNKKQIVTREVVEAHPHLRRLKNAIPAFRPDVDIALLLGADCPNLFYVNDQVKGPPGAPIAQLLPLGWTVTGPVCINKMHPPSSLDSNQAQVLKGGRPTLVRSCLSHISVYCQAITPEYSSIFKVSERDEATALSKDEQRFSDIMNAQVSRSAEVES; this is encoded by the exons atgtttgaccttaaaaccaagatggttgactacactatgactacgtgtgcaggaaaaaagaagttgcagggtcgcatagcatctggctttgttgtctcctcttgcgaccagaagaggcagttcaagttgccagacctgattgagtgttcctccatccctcggaacaaaaaacaaattgtaactagagaagttgtggaggctcatccacatttgcgacgattaaagaatgccatacctgctttccgtccagatgtggacattgcccttctgcttggtgcggactgtccgaacttgttctatgtgaacgaccaagttaaggggcctccaggggcgcccattgctcagctgctaccactaggctggacagttacaggcccagtgtgcataaacaagatgcacccaccatcgtcgttggactccaatcaagcacaggtgcttaaaggtggacgtcctacacttgtgcgcagttgcctaagtcacatctcagtctactgccaagcaataactccagagtattcctccattttcaaagtctctgagagagacgaagccacagcgctctcgaaagatgagcaaaggttttcggacattatgaatgctcaagtctcacgaagtgcagag gtggaaagctga